In a genomic window of Nodosilinea sp. E11:
- a CDS encoding GvpL/GvpF family gas vesicle protein — protein MSPELTSGPIYLYSICPEPSQPLALPLGWAEPTQLIAVDGVAAVVETGVDLAALQTDEPRLLNAVLSHDRVICELFQHTPLLPLRFGTQVASLEHLKAHLVSQGADYRAKLNILAPKVEYQIKLIAQEVEMPPLTVGLTGRDYFLAKKQRIEDQAAAQEQQQTELAQVLDHLYSLYPDYLEAESPAGEARLYLLVNRDDQTLPAQVETLRSQTVHWSIMLSEPLPPYHFV, from the coding sequence GTGTCTCCAGAGCTGACTTCAGGGCCGATTTACCTCTATAGCATTTGCCCCGAACCTTCCCAACCCCTCGCTCTCCCGTTGGGTTGGGCCGAGCCCACCCAACTGATTGCCGTTGACGGCGTGGCCGCCGTGGTCGAAACCGGAGTTGATCTAGCGGCCCTTCAAACCGATGAACCCCGACTACTCAACGCTGTTCTCAGCCACGATCGCGTCATCTGTGAGCTGTTTCAGCACACACCGCTGCTGCCGCTGCGGTTTGGCACCCAGGTTGCCTCCCTCGAACATCTCAAGGCACATTTGGTTAGCCAGGGAGCAGACTATAGAGCCAAGCTCAACATTTTGGCTCCCAAAGTCGAATATCAGATCAAGCTGATCGCCCAGGAGGTTGAGATGCCGCCTTTGACCGTCGGCCTTACCGGACGCGACTATTTTTTGGCTAAGAAACAGCGCATCGAAGACCAAGCCGCCGCCCAAGAGCAGCAGCAGACAGAACTCGCCCAGGTGCTTGACCACCTCTACAGCCTTTACCCAGACTACCTAGAGGCCGAAAGCCCAGCCGGAGAAGCCCGCCTATACCTGTTGGTCAATCGAGATGACCAGACCTTACCAGCCCAGGTTGAAACGCTGCGATCGCAGACTGTCCACTGGAGCATCATGCTCAGCGAACCCCTGCCCCCCTACCACTTTGTCTAG
- a CDS encoding AAA family ATPase: protein MVASALPELIQQMCQPGFYPHPVVEPIQLVQTHVSYVLLTGDYAYKLKKPVNFGFLDYSTLEQRHHFCQEELRLNQRGAGPLYLEVVSIAQTGDAYHLNGEGDPVEYAVKMVQFPQDTLLSALYDRGELTTALMADLAAAVADFHQGAATDDHIRTFGAVEQIRQAFDENYEQTTGFIGGPQTQAQFDQTKAYTDAFFDSQGSLFEQRVAQNWIRACHGDLHLNNLCRWHDHLYLFDCIEFNEPFRYVDVMYDVGFVVMDLLSKDCAELATVFLNHYVERTGDWEGLQLLPLYISRQAYVRAKVTSFLLGDPSVDETAKRKAAETAAGYYRLAWSVCQPQSGRVYMMAGLSGAGKSTTARLLAQTTNAIHLRSDAVRKHLAGVPLDQRGDDSLYTPAMTEKTYDRLLTLGLALAKAGYSVILDAKYDRQALRQTACEAIDQAGLSLTILHCTAPLAVLEQRVRDRTGDLADATVAVLRQQHMEPFTDVEQGLVTAIDTTQDLPPQIAVIVGA from the coding sequence ATGGTTGCTTCCGCGCTTCCTGAGTTAATTCAGCAGATGTGTCAGCCCGGGTTTTATCCTCACCCGGTGGTGGAACCCATCCAGCTAGTGCAAACCCACGTGTCTTACGTGCTACTCACTGGTGATTATGCCTACAAACTCAAAAAGCCGGTAAATTTCGGGTTTCTAGACTATTCGACCCTAGAGCAGCGGCACCACTTTTGTCAGGAAGAACTGCGGCTGAACCAGCGAGGCGCAGGCCCACTTTACTTAGAGGTAGTCAGCATTGCGCAGACTGGGGATGCCTACCATCTCAATGGCGAAGGCGACCCAGTCGAATACGCCGTCAAAATGGTGCAGTTTCCCCAAGACACCCTGCTGAGCGCTCTCTACGATCGCGGTGAACTGACTACGGCTCTAATGGCAGATCTGGCGGCAGCAGTGGCTGATTTTCACCAGGGGGCGGCGACCGACGACCACATTCGCACCTTTGGGGCTGTCGAGCAAATCCGCCAAGCCTTTGACGAAAACTACGAGCAGACCACAGGGTTTATCGGCGGCCCCCAGACCCAGGCGCAATTTGATCAAACCAAGGCCTATACCGACGCCTTTTTTGACTCCCAGGGCAGCCTATTTGAGCAGCGGGTTGCCCAAAACTGGATCCGGGCCTGCCACGGCGATCTGCACCTCAACAACCTATGCCGCTGGCATGACCACCTCTACCTCTTTGACTGCATTGAGTTTAACGAGCCCTTTCGCTACGTCGATGTTATGTACGACGTGGGCTTTGTGGTGATGGATCTGCTGTCGAAGGACTGCGCCGAGCTGGCTACCGTGTTTTTGAACCACTACGTCGAGCGGACTGGCGACTGGGAAGGCCTCCAACTGTTGCCGCTGTACATTAGCCGCCAGGCCTACGTGCGGGCCAAGGTGACCTCCTTTTTGTTGGGCGATCCCTCGGTGGATGAGACGGCTAAGCGCAAAGCTGCCGAGACCGCCGCTGGCTACTACCGCCTAGCCTGGTCGGTGTGTCAGCCGCAGTCTGGCCGAGTCTATATGATGGCCGGGCTATCGGGGGCGGGAAAATCTACCACCGCTCGCTTGCTTGCCCAGACGACAAATGCGATTCACCTGCGCAGCGATGCGGTGCGTAAACACCTGGCTGGGGTGCCGCTCGATCAGCGTGGGGACGACAGCTTGTATACGCCAGCCATGACTGAAAAAACCTACGATCGCCTCCTCACCCTGGGTTTGGCCCTGGCTAAGGCAGGCTACTCGGTAATTCTCGATGCCAAGTACGATCGCCAGGCGCTGCGCCAAACCGCCTGTGAGGCAATCGATCAGGCAGGCTTGTCCCTGACTATTCTGCATTGCACTGCTCCTCTAGCGGTACTAGAACAGCGGGTGCGCGATCGCACGGGTGACCTGGCCGACGCCACCGTTGCGGTTCTGCGGCAGCAGCACATGGAGCCCTTTACCGACGTCGAGCAGGGCCTAGTAACGGCGATCGATACCACCCAAGACCTGCCACCGCAGATAGCCGTTATAGTAGGGGCGTAG
- the leuD gene encoding 3-isopropylmalate dehydratase small subunit codes for MTQIEQITGTGIPIVGNDIDTDRIIPARFLKCVTFDGLGEQVFADDRAALEGAHPFDQPQYQGATILVVNRNFGCGSSREHAPQAIGRWGVRAVLGESFAEIFFGNCVAIGIPCLTATTEVVNRAQAVLAANPKAEITLDLTAQQVTVDGESFAVTMPEGVRQAFLAGTWDACGQLVANADAIRATAAQLPYITW; via the coding sequence GTGACGCAGATAGAACAGATTACCGGTACCGGCATTCCGATCGTTGGAAACGACATTGATACCGATCGCATCATTCCGGCGCGGTTTCTGAAGTGCGTCACCTTCGACGGCCTAGGCGAACAGGTATTTGCCGACGACCGGGCTGCCCTAGAAGGAGCCCACCCCTTTGATCAACCCCAATACCAAGGGGCGACGATTTTAGTCGTCAACCGCAACTTTGGCTGTGGATCATCGCGCGAGCACGCCCCCCAGGCGATCGGTCGTTGGGGGGTTCGAGCGGTGCTAGGGGAGAGCTTTGCAGAAATTTTCTTTGGCAATTGTGTCGCCATCGGCATCCCCTGTCTGACAGCGACTACTGAGGTGGTCAATCGTGCCCAAGCGGTGCTAGCGGCTAACCCCAAGGCTGAGATCACTCTCGATCTGACCGCTCAGCAGGTTACCGTTGACGGTGAATCGTTTGCGGTGACGATGCCCGAGGGCGTTCGTCAGGCTTTCCTAGCGGGCACCTGGGATGCCTGCGGTCAGCTGGTGGCCAATGCCGACGCCATTCGCGCGACAGCGGCGCAGTTGCCCTACATCACCTGGTAG
- a CDS encoding ammonium transporter has protein sequence MTILQTEGKSLSPLLHPLGKPGGRWRYVPWVSLGSLAIFCPAALAQSANGADLQVALDTLWVLVAGFLVFFMNAGFCMLETGFCRSKNAVNLLAKNLIVFGLSTLAFWVVGFGLMFGDGNPLFGFSGFLLQGADNSPATNENYRGTFSALSWAGVPLNAKFFFQLAFAGTAATIVSGAVAERIKFLAFFIFSLLLVGLSYPITGHWIWGGGMLAGLGFYDFAGSTVVHSVGGWAALIGAILLGPRRGRFQARPVAMPGHNLSISALGCLILWLGWFGFNPGSTMAADPFAISHIVVTTNIAAALGGLAATVTSWIYLSKPDLSMIINGVLAGLVSVTASCAYITLGSAALIGVVAGVIVVFSVTLLDALKIDDPVGAISVHLVCGLWGTLALGLFSVVPGSYPWYDETSGPLAGLLMGGGIQQLLVQLVGILAVGTFTVTFSLVCWLVLRATVGIRVAEAEELQGLDLGEHAMEAYPEFQVGP, from the coding sequence GTGACCATACTGCAAACTGAGGGCAAGTCCCTCTCCCCTCTGCTACACCCCTTGGGCAAACCAGGCGGTCGATGGCGTTACGTGCCCTGGGTCAGCCTAGGTAGTCTGGCGATCTTTTGCCCCGCTGCCCTAGCCCAGAGTGCCAATGGGGCCGATCTACAAGTGGCCCTCGATACGCTATGGGTGCTGGTGGCCGGGTTCTTGGTGTTCTTTATGAATGCCGGGTTCTGCATGCTCGAAACTGGGTTTTGCCGCAGCAAAAACGCTGTCAACCTACTGGCCAAAAATCTGATTGTCTTTGGCCTCTCGACGTTGGCCTTTTGGGTGGTGGGCTTTGGCCTCATGTTTGGCGATGGCAACCCTCTGTTTGGCTTCTCTGGGTTTTTGCTGCAAGGGGCCGACAACAGCCCTGCCACCAATGAAAACTATCGAGGCACCTTCAGTGCCCTGAGTTGGGCCGGGGTGCCTCTAAACGCCAAATTTTTCTTTCAGCTAGCCTTTGCGGGTACTGCTGCCACCATCGTGTCGGGGGCCGTCGCTGAGCGCATTAAGTTCTTGGCCTTTTTCATCTTTAGCCTGCTGTTGGTAGGGCTGTCATACCCGATCACTGGCCACTGGATCTGGGGTGGTGGCATGCTGGCTGGGTTGGGTTTCTATGACTTTGCCGGGTCTACGGTGGTGCATTCGGTCGGTGGTTGGGCGGCGCTGATTGGCGCAATTTTGCTAGGGCCACGCCGGGGGCGATTTCAGGCCCGTCCGGTGGCAATGCCGGGGCACAACCTGAGTATTTCGGCCCTGGGCTGCTTGATTTTGTGGCTGGGCTGGTTTGGCTTTAACCCTGGCTCGACTATGGCTGCCGACCCCTTTGCCATTAGTCACATTGTCGTGACCACCAACATTGCGGCCGCCTTAGGCGGTCTGGCTGCTACGGTCACGTCTTGGATTTACCTCAGTAAGCCTGACCTATCAATGATTATCAACGGTGTGCTGGCGGGGCTAGTGTCGGTGACCGCTTCCTGTGCCTACATCACCCTGGGCAGCGCTGCACTGATCGGCGTGGTAGCTGGGGTAATTGTGGTCTTTTCGGTCACTCTGCTCGACGCTCTCAAAATTGATGATCCGGTGGGGGCGATCTCGGTACACCTGGTGTGTGGTCTATGGGGCACCCTGGCCCTGGGGCTGTTTAGTGTTGTCCCCGGCAGCTACCCCTGGTATGACGAAACCTCTGGCCCCTTGGCGGGATTGTTGATGGGGGGCGGTATTCAGCAGCTGCTGGTGCAGCTGGTAGGAATTTTGGCCGTGGGGACGTTTACGGTCACCTTTAGCCTGGTGTGTTGGCTGGTGCTACGGGCTACAGTGGGTATTCGCGTGGCCGAAGCGGAAGAGCTTCAAGGGCTTGACCTGGGAGAACATGCCATGGAGGCCTACCCCGAATTTCAGGTGGGGCCGTAA
- the aspS gene encoding aspartate--tRNA ligase, with product MRTHYCGTLRASDIGSTVTLFGWVDRRRDHGGVIFIDLRDRTGVVQIVSDPERTPASYPQADPLRNEYVVKIEGRVSQRLEGSLNPKLPTGEIEIYADTIELLNAVRKPLPFQVSTADSETVREDLRLRYRYLDLRRERMANNMRIRHEVIKAIRRFLEDQEGFYEVETPILTRSTPEGARDYLVPSRVNPGEFYALPQSPQLFKQLLMVSGLDRYYQIARCFRDEDLRADRQPEFTQLDMEMSFMTQDEILALNEALVAHIFKAVKGIDIPRPFPRLTYAEAMDRYGCDKPDTRYGLELVDVSDLVKDCGFKVFSGAVADGGIVKVLPIPNGNDQISNVRIKPGGDVFKIAAEAGAKGLAYVRVRADGAVDTIGAIKDNLGPEQMAELLRRTNATEGTLLLFGAGPTPIVNATLDRVRQAIAREMNLIPPDSLNLLWVTDFPMFEWNADEQRLEALHHPFTAPHPEDVADLKTARAVAYDIVLNGYEIGGGSLRIYQPEVQSQVFSTIGLSEQEARDKFGFLLEAFEYGTPPHGGIAYGIDRIVMLMAGEESIRDAIAFPKTQQARCLLTQAPSSVDPAQLTELHVASTYEPEDED from the coding sequence ATGCGCACCCACTACTGCGGCACCCTGCGGGCCAGCGACATTGGCAGCACCGTTACCCTGTTCGGCTGGGTCGATCGCCGCCGCGACCATGGGGGCGTGATTTTTATTGACCTGCGCGATCGCACCGGCGTGGTGCAAATCGTCAGCGACCCCGAGCGCACCCCGGCATCCTATCCCCAGGCCGACCCGCTGCGCAACGAGTACGTCGTCAAAATCGAGGGCCGGGTGAGCCAGCGCCTGGAGGGTTCCCTCAACCCCAAGCTGCCGACGGGCGAGATCGAGATCTACGCCGACACCATTGAGCTGCTAAACGCGGTACGTAAGCCCCTGCCCTTTCAGGTCTCTACCGCCGACTCAGAAACCGTGCGCGAAGATCTGCGCCTGCGCTATCGGTATTTAGATCTGCGGCGAGAGCGGATGGCCAACAACATGCGTATTCGCCATGAGGTGATTAAAGCAATCCGCCGATTCCTGGAAGATCAAGAGGGGTTCTACGAGGTCGAAACCCCCATTCTCACCCGCTCTACCCCCGAGGGCGCACGTGATTACCTGGTGCCGTCGCGGGTCAACCCCGGTGAGTTTTATGCCCTGCCCCAGTCGCCCCAGCTCTTCAAGCAACTGCTGATGGTGTCAGGGCTAGACCGCTACTACCAGATCGCCCGCTGCTTTCGCGACGAAGACCTGCGGGCCGATCGCCAGCCAGAATTTACCCAGCTAGACATGGAAATGAGTTTCATGACCCAGGACGAGATTCTGGCGCTCAACGAAGCTCTAGTGGCCCATATCTTTAAAGCGGTCAAGGGCATTGACATTCCCCGCCCCTTCCCCCGGCTGACCTACGCCGAGGCGATGGATCGCTATGGCTGCGATAAGCCTGACACCCGCTACGGCCTAGAGCTGGTGGATGTGTCTGACTTAGTAAAAGACTGCGGCTTCAAAGTATTCTCGGGCGCGGTGGCCGACGGCGGCATCGTCAAGGTGCTGCCCATCCCCAACGGCAACGACCAGATCTCCAATGTGCGGATCAAGCCCGGCGGCGATGTGTTTAAGATTGCTGCCGAAGCCGGAGCCAAGGGCCTGGCCTACGTGCGGGTGCGGGCCGACGGCGCGGTAGACACCATCGGGGCGATTAAAGATAACCTCGGCCCCGAGCAAATGGCGGAACTGCTGCGCCGTACCAACGCCACCGAGGGCACCCTGCTGCTGTTTGGGGCGGGGCCAACCCCAATTGTGAATGCCACGCTGGATCGGGTGCGCCAGGCGATCGCCCGCGAAATGAATTTGATCCCCCCCGACAGCCTAAATCTGCTGTGGGTGACCGACTTCCCCATGTTTGAGTGGAACGCCGACGAGCAGCGGCTTGAGGCCTTGCACCACCCCTTTACCGCCCCCCACCCCGAGGATGTGGCCGACCTCAAAACCGCCCGCGCCGTGGCCTACGATATTGTGCTCAACGGCTACGAAATTGGCGGCGGCAGCCTGCGCATCTATCAGCCCGAGGTGCAGAGCCAGGTGTTTTCTACCATCGGCCTGTCTGAACAAGAGGCCCGCGATAAGTTTGGCTTCTTGCTCGAAGCCTTTGAGTACGGCACCCCGCCCCACGGCGGCATCGCCTACGGCATCGACCGCATTGTGATGCTGATGGCGGGCGAAGAGTCGATTCGAGATGCGATCGCCTTCCCCAAAACCCAGCAGGCTCGCTGTTTGCTCACCCAGGCTCCCTCTTCGGTTGACCCAGCCCAGCTCACCGAGCTGCATGTGGCCTCAACCTATGAACCCGAGGATGAGGACTAG
- a CDS encoding 1-acyl-sn-glycerol-3-phosphate acyltransferase has protein sequence MVNPLTRAQPPLSFIPPGLNPWVLALTRLGLPYWMRWREQIQRVDVVNAEGLVHLLRAFGAKETRLLLAFRHPSPLDSYCLAHLMWYAVPQRARELGIYLNRPVHAHFIYDRGIPLWAGDWVGWIYSRLGGTPIQRGKVDRQGLRSARNLLANAALPLAAAPEGGNNGHTEIVSPLEPGVAQMGFWCVEDILNQGRQERMAIAPLGITYRYITPPWKALDRWLDRLEADHNLAAPAPGYAPGDTSEVTMEQRYRRLYSLGEHLLTLMEGYYNRVYGAALAESTLSDDRGLSTNALGDRLAALMDAALQVAETYFKLPPKGSTIDRCRRIEQAGWERIFRQDLAAAQPLSAVGRGLADREAEEASLRMWHMRLVESFVAVTGQYVRQRPSAERFAETVMILRDTVCLIQGQNPFPRPKLGRQQAQVTVGEPIWVSDRWPDYKANRKQAVAQLTADLQTALEAMIIPTPPLPESPQADAPK, from the coding sequence GTGGTCAACCCATTAACCCGCGCTCAGCCGCCCTTGAGCTTTATTCCCCCAGGGTTAAATCCTTGGGTATTGGCCCTGACGCGGCTAGGCCTACCCTACTGGATGCGCTGGCGTGAGCAGATTCAACGGGTGGATGTGGTCAATGCCGAGGGGCTAGTGCATTTACTCCGAGCCTTTGGCGCGAAGGAAACGCGGCTGTTACTGGCCTTTCGCCATCCCAGCCCGCTCGATTCTTACTGTTTGGCCCATTTGATGTGGTACGCGGTGCCCCAACGAGCGAGGGAACTGGGGATTTATCTCAACCGCCCGGTGCATGCTCACTTTATCTACGATCGCGGTATTCCGCTCTGGGCGGGCGACTGGGTCGGGTGGATCTACAGTCGCCTAGGGGGCACTCCAATTCAGCGGGGTAAAGTCGATCGCCAGGGGTTGCGATCGGCTCGTAACCTATTGGCCAATGCTGCTTTGCCCTTGGCCGCGGCCCCCGAGGGGGGGAATAACGGCCACACCGAGATTGTTAGCCCCCTAGAGCCAGGGGTGGCCCAGATGGGGTTTTGGTGCGTGGAAGACATACTCAACCAAGGGCGTCAGGAGCGAATGGCGATCGCGCCCTTGGGCATTACCTACCGCTATATCACGCCGCCCTGGAAAGCCCTCGATCGCTGGCTAGATCGCCTAGAAGCCGATCACAATCTGGCGGCCCCCGCCCCTGGTTACGCCCCCGGCGATACCTCGGAGGTGACGATGGAGCAACGCTATCGCCGACTCTACAGCCTGGGTGAGCACCTGTTGACCCTGATGGAGGGCTACTACAACCGGGTCTACGGAGCGGCGCTGGCTGAGTCTACCCTGAGCGATGATCGGGGGCTTTCGACCAATGCCCTAGGCGATCGCCTGGCCGCCTTGATGGATGCTGCGCTTCAGGTGGCCGAAACCTACTTTAAGCTGCCGCCCAAGGGCAGCACTATTGACCGCTGCCGCCGCATTGAGCAGGCGGGGTGGGAGCGCATCTTTCGCCAAGACCTGGCCGCCGCTCAACCCCTCTCTGCCGTCGGGCGGGGCCTAGCCGACCGCGAGGCCGAAGAAGCCTCCCTGCGGATGTGGCACATGCGCCTAGTGGAGAGTTTTGTCGCTGTTACCGGGCAGTACGTGCGCCAGCGCCCCTCTGCCGAACGCTTTGCCGAAACGGTAATGATTTTGCGCGATACGGTGTGTTTGATTCAGGGGCAGAACCCGTTTCCGCGACCTAAGCTCGGGCGACAGCAGGCACAGGTCACCGTAGGAGAGCCGATCTGGGTGAGCGATCGCTGGCCTGACTACAAAGCCAACCGCAAGCAGGCCGTGGCCCAGCTGACCGCCGATCTGCAAACGGCCCTCGAAGCGATGATTATCCCTACGCCACCATTACCGGAGTCACCCCAGGCAGATGCGCCAAAATAG
- a CDS encoding FHA domain-containing protein, with product MISSRSSSANADQWPLGTVPPSPSDSSQAASPPWILDTLFRNLSYDLEQVADIIDPILTAQNHCYRTDAYVQGIVADERAFLSTNISPDRAIQVTLCSTRWLLGQSRSCTLTMPQAGIADCHAALNFDPLRGFFIIDLGSVGGTWVNGRRLAPAQRHDLQDGDLIKLGSLRFEFLQQHCVQSAWDDD from the coding sequence ATGATTTCCTCACGATCTTCTTCTGCCAATGCGGATCAGTGGCCCTTGGGCACTGTACCCCCGAGCCCCAGTGACAGCAGTCAGGCGGCTTCTCCCCCCTGGATTTTAGACACCCTCTTTCGTAACCTAAGCTATGACCTAGAGCAGGTCGCCGACATTATTGACCCAATTTTGACCGCCCAAAACCACTGCTACCGCACCGATGCCTATGTGCAGGGTATTGTGGCCGACGAGCGGGCTTTTCTGAGCACTAATATCAGCCCCGATCGCGCCATTCAAGTCACCCTCTGTAGCACCCGTTGGCTACTCGGCCAAAGCCGCAGCTGCACCCTCACCATGCCCCAAGCCGGCATTGCCGACTGCCATGCGGCCCTCAACTTTGATCCATTGCGGGGTTTTTTTATCATTGACTTAGGCAGTGTTGGTGGCACCTGGGTGAATGGTCGTCGCTTAGCCCCTGCCCAGCGCCATGATCTTCAGGATGGCGATTTGATTAAGCTGGGCAGCTTGCGGTTTGAGTTTTTGCAGCAGCACTGCGTCCAGTCCGCCTGGGACGACGACTAG
- a CDS encoding HAD-IA family hydrolase, with amino-acid sequence MVQIRCGQHLVADVEAIVFDKDGTLADSRGLLQRTALARAEACAAAVGAGDGLIQALLDCFGVSAQGIDPDGLMAAGTREANRQGAVAVLTQAGYPADRAKPLVAECFAAVNAQRNSKAADTPPFAGTVAMLERLYNSPVKIGVLSSDSPAYVKEFLSYYDLMPWVHEWRGTGPGEPPKPDPTLLVEVCDRLQVAVRHTLVVGDSWADCALAEQAGAAGFVSVSEPWGRSPVPGASLILGSWDDLVVVRSSSPEFKPLTMP; translated from the coding sequence ATGGTGCAGATCCGCTGCGGGCAGCATCTCGTTGCCGATGTAGAGGCGATCGTCTTTGACAAAGACGGCACCCTGGCCGACTCTCGGGGGCTGTTGCAGCGCACAGCCCTGGCGCGGGCAGAGGCCTGTGCTGCCGCCGTAGGGGCAGGCGACGGGCTCATTCAAGCCCTGCTAGATTGCTTTGGGGTGTCTGCCCAAGGCATTGACCCCGATGGCCTGATGGCTGCGGGCACCCGCGAGGCCAATAGACAGGGCGCGGTAGCGGTGTTAACCCAGGCGGGGTATCCGGCTGATCGGGCTAAGCCGCTAGTGGCCGAGTGTTTTGCGGCAGTGAATGCCCAGCGCAACAGCAAGGCTGCCGACACGCCCCCCTTTGCGGGCACAGTGGCCATGCTGGAGCGGCTCTATAACAGCCCCGTCAAAATTGGGGTGCTATCGTCAGACAGCCCCGCCTACGTCAAAGAATTTCTCAGCTACTACGACCTGATGCCCTGGGTACACGAGTGGCGGGGTACGGGGCCAGGGGAGCCGCCTAAGCCAGATCCAACGTTGTTGGTTGAGGTCTGCGATCGCCTCCAGGTTGCCGTGCGCCACACCCTGGTCGTGGGCGACAGTTGGGCCGACTGTGCCCTGGCAGAACAGGCCGGGGCAGCAGGGTTTGTGTCAGTCTCAGAACCCTGGGGGCGATCGCCGGTGCCGGGGGCCAGCCTGATACTGGGCAGTTGGGATGATTTAGTAGTAGTGAGGTCAAGTTCTCCAGAGTTTAAACCGCTTACAATGCCTTGA
- a CDS encoding DUF1802 family protein, with translation MVAWALKEWQAAIAALLQGETILLLRKGGIREAKGQFSLAAREVLLLPTQEHQKLTLLKDEFQSLAAAETAPDPDQVRVEGWATITHALPLNAQTEVEPLRPYLVWNDQFVAERLNWQPDRPLYGLLLRAYRLQPPLLLPRHKGYSGCRSWVEVGQEVGVENSTPALTEAEYQQQVEAILAHLPGVTPVMVA, from the coding sequence ATGGTGGCTTGGGCTTTAAAAGAATGGCAGGCGGCGATCGCGGCTTTGCTGCAAGGGGAAACTATCTTGCTGCTGCGCAAGGGCGGCATTCGCGAAGCTAAGGGCCAGTTTTCGCTGGCGGCGCGCGAGGTGCTGTTGCTACCCACTCAAGAGCATCAAAAACTCACCCTGCTAAAGGATGAGTTTCAGTCATTGGCGGCGGCGGAAACAGCTCCTGACCCTGACCAGGTGCGCGTTGAGGGCTGGGCCACCATTACCCACGCCCTGCCCCTCAACGCCCAGACCGAAGTAGAGCCCCTGCGGCCTTACCTGGTGTGGAACGATCAATTTGTGGCCGAACGGCTGAACTGGCAACCCGATCGCCCCCTCTACGGTCTGCTGCTGCGGGCCTATCGCTTGCAGCCGCCACTGCTACTGCCGCGCCACAAGGGCTACAGTGGCTGCCGCTCTTGGGTTGAGGTTGGCCAGGAGGTAGGAGTAGAAAACAGTACCCCCGCGCTAACAGAGGCAGAGTACCAGCAGCAAGTCGAGGCTATTTTGGCGCATCTGCCTGGGGTGACTCCGGTAATGGTGGCGTAG
- the dprA gene encoding DNA-processing protein DprA, whose product MAERAYWLAWSQAKGLGPILLKRLHSHFGTLAAAWHAEGADLLDVEGIGLGLGSSLIEYRQTVAPLDLLSRYEQQHPNFWTPADAEYPALLYEITDPPPLLYYRGHSELTSALQMMPSVGVVGTRGPSDYGQRWTRRLAQQLAAHNIIVVSGLAKGVDRFAHQQTLDSGGLTIAVLGTGVDQTYPQAHQALQDNIARQGLLLSEYPNGTPPDRAHFPRRNRIIAGLSRAVVVTEAPARSGALITAHLANDYGRDVFAVPGSLDNPNSAGCLALINQGAQMVLNDMTLVTALGQLPQLSAAPPIATEPRADRTPPSHLPPPPLPPAMAQVLAAIPDEPASLDWLVQELAQPTGDLLATLVQLELLGLVNQLPGMRYQRC is encoded by the coding sequence ATGGCAGAACGAGCATACTGGTTGGCCTGGTCCCAGGCCAAGGGCCTCGGGCCGATTTTACTCAAGCGTTTGCATAGTCACTTTGGCACCCTGGCCGCCGCTTGGCATGCCGAGGGGGCCGACCTGCTAGATGTGGAGGGTATTGGTCTAGGACTAGGGTCTAGCCTGATCGAGTATCGACAGACCGTTGCGCCGTTAGACTTGCTGTCGCGTTACGAACAGCAGCACCCCAACTTTTGGACCCCCGCCGACGCCGAATACCCAGCCCTACTCTACGAAATTACTGACCCACCGCCCCTGCTCTACTATCGGGGGCATTCAGAGCTGACTAGTGCCCTGCAAATGATGCCTTCGGTGGGGGTGGTGGGCACCCGTGGCCCCTCTGACTATGGCCAGCGCTGGACTCGGCGTTTGGCCCAGCAGTTAGCTGCCCACAATATCATTGTGGTCTCTGGTCTGGCCAAGGGGGTTGACCGCTTTGCCCACCAGCAGACCTTAGACAGTGGCGGGCTGACGATCGCCGTATTGGGTACCGGCGTCGATCAGACCTATCCCCAGGCGCACCAAGCTTTACAGGACAATATTGCCCGCCAGGGGTTGTTGCTGAGCGAATATCCCAACGGCACCCCGCCCGATCGAGCCCATTTTCCGCGTCGTAACCGCATCATTGCTGGGCTAAGCCGAGCGGTGGTCGTGACCGAGGCCCCGGCGCGATCGGGGGCGCTGATTACGGCGCATTTGGCCAATGACTATGGGCGCGATGTGTTTGCGGTGCCGGGCTCTCTCGATAACCCCAACAGTGCAGGTTGCTTGGCGTTAATTAACCAGGGTGCCCAGATGGTGTTGAATGATATGACCTTGGTGACGGCTCTAGGGCAACTCCCCCAGCTGAGTGCAGCCCCACCGATCGCGACAGAACCCAGGGCCGATCGCACTCCCCCCAGCCACCTCCCGCCCCCGCCCCTGCCTCCGGCCATGGCCCAGGTGTTGGCTGCCATTCCCGATGAACCTGCTAGCCTCGATTGGTTGGTGCAAGAGCTGGCCCAGCCCACCGGAGACCTGTTAGCGACCCTGGTGCAGCTAGAACTGCTGGGGCTGGTCAACCAGTTGCCGGGCATGCGCTATCAGCGTTGCTAG